The Halobacillus amylolyticus nucleotide sequence TTCATCACCACATACATAAACAGCCGCTCCTTCTTGTAGCCACTGATAAAGGTCACGACTCTTCTCAAGCATACGATGTTGCACATATACCTTCTCAGAGCTATCACGAGAAAATGCGACATCTGCCCTTGAAAGCACCCCTTCCTTAAGCCACTTTTGCCATTCAACCTGATAAAGGAAGTCTGTGACAAAGTGCTGTTCGCCGAAGAATAGCCATGTGTCTCCTTCTGCCTCGATCTCTTCCCGTTCCTCCAGGAAAGCTCGATAAGGTGCGACACCGGTCCCAGCCCCGATCATAATGACGGGTATGTCTGGGTTCTCAGGAAGTTTGAAATTCGAATTACGTTGGATAAAAACTGGTAACAAGTCGCCGGGCTGTGATCGTTCCGTACACTGTCCAGAACAGACACCTGTTCGTTTACGTCCGTGTGCGTCATATCTTAGCGCACCAATCGTAAGGTGTACCTCATCTGGGTTCGCATGTAAACTACTCGCAATCGAATAAAGGCGTGGCGGAATCTTTCGTAGAATCTTAATAAATTCTTCTGCTGAAACATCCCTAAGTCCAAAATCCTGTACCAAATCAATAAGATCTCGCCCATATAGATAGGCTTTTAGTTCCTCCTGATCTACTATTAGCTTATTCAGCTCCTCATTGGCAGAAAGCTGTGCCACCTTCTCAAGCAGCGGTTTCGTCAAGGCTGTGATCTCGAAGGTAGAGGTTAAGGCCTCCCGCAATGGGCGCAATTCCCCTTGCTTATTCACTGGGACCTGGTCTTCTGGATTCCACTTCATCACTTCAATGAGCTGATCCACCAAGACAGAATCATTCTCTGGGAAAATGCCGAGGCTGTCACCCGGTTCAAACTCTAAATTAGATCCTTCAAGATCTAGCTCAAGATGGCGGGTTTCTTTGTTCGAACCACGACCATTGAGATTCAAATTTTCTAGAATTTCCGCCTTAAACGGATTTGTCCTTGAATAGGCTGGCTGATTTGTTGACGCATCTGACCGCTCTGATTGGGAGGGTTGCTCACCTTCGCGGTTAACCTCCTTGGAATTATTTAATGTAGCTAGCACGCCCTCAAACCATTCTTCTGCTGGCTCCTCAAAATCGAGATCGCAATCAACACGGGGATAAATCCTTTTCCCCCCTAATTCCTCCAGTCGTTTATCAAATTCTTTGCCGGTTTGACAATAGAATTCGTAGGAGCTGTCACCCAAGGAGAGAACTGAATATCTGAGGTCTTCAAGCTCTGGAGCTCTTTTGCTATGTAGGAAATCATAGAAAGCCATCGCATTGTCTGGCGGATCTCCATCACCATGAGTGCTCGTCAGAATGAGTAAGTCCTCAACTTTTTTTAATGCCTTTGGCTTAAAATCATCCATCATTGAGAGCGTTACCTTGTAATCCTGCTGCTCTAGCTTTTGCGACATCTCCCCAGCCAATGCTTCGCAATTCCCAGTGTGCGAACCAAAGAGGATCGTCACTTCGCGTGTTACATTCTCTGTTGCATTTTGAGAGGAGACCCCGGCCTCCGAGACATTCTGTACAACAGGCTCAGCTGTAGCAGTAGATGCTGTGGACTGAGAGCTAGCTAAATACCCGCTAAGCCAAATTTTTTGATTTTCTGTCATAGTTGGGAGCACCTGATTTAGTAGCTCCGCTTGTTCTTCTTTAAAAGGACTGTTCATCACCTGGAACTGCAAATATACCCACCTCACAAAAAATTTCTGTTTTTATTTTTTATCCTGAATCGCTATCTTCGTTCACGACCTAATGTGAACAAGAGTTTATTCAATTGTTTACCTGCTGGTAGTAACGATCAAGCGCCACTACCATCGGCCCCATTTTAGGATGATCGGGCTGAAGGACGTTCAAGATCCCATTACGTTTCAGTTCATTTGCTGTAACTTTTCCAACAGCCACTGCTAGCACTTGCTTATTGAAAGCCTGAATGATCTTTTGGGTGTCAGGATAATCCGCCAATAAATTTTTGACCTGTGTTTTACTTGTGAAGACTACCGCATCAAGGGATTGTTCAATGACAGCTTTTTTTAATTCATTAAGGATTTGCGGAATAGGAGCTTCATAGAAATAAGGCTGTGACAAGTAAACCGAACAGCCAATCTTCTCTAGTTCATCCTTTAGCTTTGCATCATCTTGATTATAAGCTTGCAAAAAAACACGTGGCCGTTTGCCAGCTATTTGTTCGTCAGCAAATGTCCTCAAGAGATTTTCCATTGTTCCATCTTCGGACACCATACTGACTTGGACAGCATTGTTCTTGCACCAATTCAGTGTCTTCTTTCCACGGATTGCCAGATTCGTTTCGTTTAATTTTTCAATAAATGCAGGGTAAAGTCCCGCTTCTACTGACGAGTCGGCCAAGGCTTTAGCTCCTATCCCTGTCGTAAAAATTGTCCAATCAAATGTTTCGGATAGATAATCTTTTATATTCTGACAGCTAGTCTGTTCGTTTAACGTTTGTTTCCCTTGGATGGAATAAACTACTGGGTTACCGCCTTTTTTGTGGATCAAGTTGCTTAGTGGTTCAGCACTCCGATC carries:
- a CDS encoding uroporphyrinogen-III synthase, with protein sequence MNGLDGKQIGVAADRSAEPLSNLIHKKGGNPVVYSIQGKQTLNEQTSCQNIKDYLSETFDWTIFTTGIGAKALADSSVEAGLYPAFIEKLNETNLAIRGKKTLNWCKNNAVQVSMVSEDGTMENLLRTFADEQIAGKRPRVFLQAYNQDDAKLKDELEKIGCSVYLSQPYFYEAPIPQILNELKKAVIEQSLDAVVFTSKTQVKNLLADYPDTQKIIQAFNKQVLAVAVGKVTANELKRNGILNVLQPDHPKMGPMVVALDRYYQQVNN
- a CDS encoding assimilatory sulfite reductase (NADPH) flavoprotein subunit — protein: MQFQVMNSPFKEEQAELLNQVLPTMTENQKIWLSGYLASSQSTASTATAEPVVQNVSEAGVSSQNATENVTREVTILFGSHTGNCEALAGEMSQKLEQQDYKVTLSMMDDFKPKALKKVEDLLILTSTHGDGDPPDNAMAFYDFLHSKRAPELEDLRYSVLSLGDSSYEFYCQTGKEFDKRLEELGGKRIYPRVDCDLDFEEPAEEWFEGVLATLNNSKEVNREGEQPSQSERSDASTNQPAYSRTNPFKAEILENLNLNGRGSNKETRHLELDLEGSNLEFEPGDSLGIFPENDSVLVDQLIEVMKWNPEDQVPVNKQGELRPLREALTSTFEITALTKPLLEKVAQLSANEELNKLIVDQEELKAYLYGRDLIDLVQDFGLRDVSAEEFIKILRKIPPRLYSIASSLHANPDEVHLTIGALRYDAHGRKRTGVCSGQCTERSQPGDLLPVFIQRNSNFKLPENPDIPVIMIGAGTGVAPYRAFLEEREEIEAEGDTWLFFGEQHFVTDFLYQVEWQKWLKEGVLSRADVAFSRDSSEKVYVQHRMLEKSRDLYQWLQEGAAVYVCGDEKYMAKDVETTLLTILEQEGNMSQEEAEAYLVDMRKQKRYQRDVY